In one window of Prionailurus bengalensis isolate Pbe53 chromosome B3, Fcat_Pben_1.1_paternal_pri, whole genome shotgun sequence DNA:
- the MESD gene encoding LRP chaperone MESD, translating to MAASGWVRAALVLLCASDLLLPPLPPRACAAEGAAGTPGEASPPPRKKKKDIRDYNDADMARLLEQWEKDDDIEEGDLPEHKRPSAPIDFSQIDPGRPESILKMTKKGKTLMMFVTVSGNPTEKETEEITSLWQGSLFNANYDVQRFIVGSDRAIFMLRDGSYAWEIKDFLVGQDRCADVTLEGQVYPGRGGGGEKNKTKQAKGKKRKEGEPKSRAAEAAKEDNRAGSERAEL from the exons ATGGCGGCCTCCGGTTGGGTGCGCGCGGCCCTGGTGCTTCTCTGCGCCTCTGacctgctgctgccgccgctgccgccgaGGGCCTGCGCTGCCGAGGGCGCGGCCGGGACGCCCGGGGAGGCCAGCCCGCCTCCgcggaagaagaagaaggatatTCGCGACTACAACGATGCGGACATGGCGCGTCTGCTGGAGCAGTGGGAG AAGGATGACGACATCGAAGAGGGGGACCTCCCGGAGCACAAAAGACCCTCAGCCCCTATCGACTTCTCCCAGATAGACCCGGGCAGGCCCGAGAGCATCCTGAAGATGACGAAGAAGGGGAAGACGCTCATGATGTTCGTCACTGTGTCCGGAAACCCCACTGAGAAGGAGACGGAGGAGATCACCAGCCTCTGGCAGGGCAGCCTTTTCAACGCCAACTACGACGTGCAGAG GTTCATCGTGGGGTCCGACCGGGCCATCTTCATGCTTCGGGACGGAAGCTACGCCTGGGAGATCAAGGACTTCTTGGTCGGTCAGGACAGGTGCGCCGATGTGACGCTGGAGGGGCAGGTGTACCCCGGCCGGGGAGGCGGCGGGGAGAAGAATAAAACGAAGCAGGCGAAGggcaagaagaggaaggagggggagccCAAGTCTCGGGCCGCCGAGGCCGCGAAGGAAGACAACCGAGCCGGGAGTGAGAGGGCGGAGCTGTAA